The proteins below come from a single Microbacterium sp. SLBN-154 genomic window:
- the pta gene encoding phosphate acetyltransferase has translation MAQSIYITSAEGHSGKSTIALGVLDALSHAASRVGVFRTIARSTTEPDYVLEMLLDHDGVDLPYEDCIGVTYDDVRRDPEQALATIVERYHAVAAACDAVVVLGSDYTDVGSPAELTYNARIAVNLGAPVLLVLGGRAQHGQGEQLGTTIARTPAEMGQITALALAELAHERAELFAVVANRADPDRLDDVVAAISSVVSAARGAGGPAAGGARPVPVWALPEDRLLVAPSVRDVARAVDGRLIKGDADLLTREVLGVVIAGMSMVNVLPRLTESAIVVIPADRTEVLLATLLANSSGTFPSIAAVILNGPFPLPEPVDTLIDGLDSSLPIIATDLGTYDTAVRIMGTRGRLAADSQRRYDTALSMFERHVDTETLVTALGLARPTVVTPLMFEYRLLERARAERRRIVLPEGDDDRILRAAATVLARGIADLTILGEEIEVRNRAIELGIDIRDAQVISPFDAVHVDRFAREYERLRAHKGVTYSQAADTVTDVSYFGTLMVHLGLADGMVSGAAHTTAHTIRPAFEIIKTKPGVSVVSSVFLMALADRVLVYGDCAVIPDPTAEQLADIAISSAATAEQFGIEPRVAMLSYSTGESGSGADVEKVRAATAIVRERAPELPVEGPIQYDAAADAAVAAAKAPGSAVAGRATVFVFPDLNTGNNTYKAVQRSAGAVAIGPVLQGLNKPINDLSRGALVDDIVNTIAITAIQAQGEDGQ, from the coding sequence GTGGCGCAGAGCATCTACATCACCTCGGCCGAGGGTCACTCGGGCAAGTCGACGATCGCGCTCGGTGTGCTCGACGCTCTCAGTCACGCCGCTTCGCGCGTGGGGGTGTTCCGCACGATCGCCCGCTCCACGACCGAACCGGACTACGTCCTGGAGATGCTCCTCGACCACGACGGCGTCGACCTGCCGTACGAGGACTGCATCGGTGTCACCTACGACGATGTGCGTCGCGATCCCGAGCAGGCGCTGGCCACCATCGTGGAGCGCTATCACGCCGTCGCGGCGGCGTGCGACGCCGTGGTTGTGCTCGGCAGCGACTACACCGACGTCGGCAGCCCGGCGGAGCTCACCTACAACGCCCGCATCGCGGTGAATCTCGGAGCTCCGGTGCTCCTGGTGCTCGGCGGTCGCGCCCAGCACGGCCAGGGCGAGCAGCTGGGCACCACGATCGCCCGGACACCCGCCGAGATGGGCCAGATCACCGCGCTCGCGCTCGCCGAGCTCGCCCACGAGCGCGCCGAGCTGTTCGCCGTGGTCGCCAACCGCGCCGACCCCGATCGCCTCGACGACGTCGTCGCCGCGATCTCGAGCGTCGTCTCCGCGGCGCGGGGGGCGGGTGGACCCGCTGCGGGCGGCGCGCGACCGGTGCCCGTGTGGGCGCTTCCCGAAGACCGTCTGCTGGTCGCCCCGTCCGTCCGCGATGTGGCCCGCGCCGTCGATGGTCGCCTCATCAAGGGTGATGCCGACCTGTTGACCCGCGAGGTGCTCGGCGTGGTCATCGCCGGCATGTCCATGGTGAACGTGCTGCCGCGCCTGACCGAGTCGGCGATCGTGGTGATCCCCGCCGATCGCACCGAGGTGCTGCTCGCGACCCTGCTGGCGAACTCGTCGGGCACCTTCCCGAGCATCGCCGCGGTCATCCTCAACGGACCCTTCCCGCTGCCCGAGCCGGTCGACACCCTCATCGACGGCCTCGACTCGTCGCTGCCGATCATCGCCACCGACCTCGGGACCTACGACACGGCGGTGAGGATCATGGGGACGCGGGGTCGGCTCGCCGCCGACTCGCAGCGCCGATACGACACCGCCCTGTCGATGTTCGAGCGGCACGTCGACACCGAGACCCTCGTCACCGCGCTGGGGCTCGCCCGGCCCACCGTCGTCACTCCGCTGATGTTCGAGTACCGCCTGCTCGAGCGCGCACGCGCGGAGCGCCGCCGGATCGTCCTGCCCGAGGGCGACGACGACCGCATCCTCCGTGCCGCCGCCACAGTGCTGGCGCGTGGCATCGCCGACCTGACGATCCTCGGCGAGGAGATCGAGGTGCGGAACCGGGCGATCGAGCTCGGGATCGACATCCGCGACGCCCAGGTCATCTCGCCCTTCGACGCCGTGCACGTCGACCGGTTCGCGCGGGAGTACGAGCGGCTGCGCGCCCACAAGGGGGTCACCTACTCCCAGGCGGCCGACACCGTGACCGACGTGTCCTACTTCGGAACACTCATGGTCCATCTGGGACTGGCGGACGGGATGGTGTCGGGCGCGGCGCACACGACCGCCCACACCATCCGCCCGGCGTTCGAGATCATCAAGACCAAACCCGGCGTCTCTGTCGTCTCCAGCGTCTTCCTCATGGCGCTGGCCGACCGCGTGCTGGTGTACGGCGACTGCGCCGTGATCCCTGATCCCACGGCGGAGCAGCTCGCCGACATCGCCATCTCCTCAGCGGCGACCGCCGAGCAGTTCGGCATCGAGCCGCGCGTGGCGATGCTGTCGTACTCGACCGGCGAGTCCGGCTCGGGAGCCGACGTCGAGAAGGTCCGGGCCGCGACGGCGATCGTCCGCGAGCGGGCACCCGAGCTCCCCGTCGAGGGCCCGATCCAGTACGACGCCGCCGCCGACGCCGCGGTCGCGGCCGCCAAGGCCCCCGGTTCGGCTGTCGCGGGGCGGGCGACGGTGTTCGTCTTCCCCGACTTGAACACCGGGAACAACACCTACAAGGCGGTGCAGCGCTCGGCCGGAGCAGTCGCGATCGGCCCCGTGCTGCAGGGGCTGAACAAGCCCATCAACGACCTCTCGCGGGGCGCGCTGGTAGACGACATCGTCAACACCATCGCGATCACGGCGATCCAGGCGCAGGGGGAGGACGGACAGTGA
- a CDS encoding glycoside hydrolase family 65 protein, translating into MMDRDRFPVDPWRLIEKRFSLEDQGVTETLFSVGNGYVGLRGNTPEGRHAHEHGTFINGFHETFPIHHAEQAYGFAEVGQIIVNAPDAKIMRVYVDDEPLSLDVADVREYHRELDMESGVLRRRVLWVTPSGKEVLIEDERMVSFEEKHLVVLRLDVTVLNADAPVTINCQLINRQDGEDVYGGSPAPARKAGFDPRRSDKIHERVLQPKEYWQDRDRSALAYQVTDSGMTLAVVADHVVETENHYSARGIVEPDIAKNVFRVQARAGVPIRVTKLVSYHTSRGVPARELVDRCRRTIDRALAEGVAHQFDRQRAWLDAFWARSDIRIEGQPEIQQATRWCLYELAQAAARADQQGVPAKGVTGSGYSGHYFWDTEVYVLPFLAYTTPLWARNALRMRYLMLPAARRRAYQLNEAGALFPWRTINGEEASAYYAAGTAQYHINADVCFALAKYVRATGDTDFLYREGVDIAVETARLWTTLGFWRTSNGDAIESFHIHGVTGPDEYTTVVNDNLFTNVMARFNLRFAARTLRDMAEGDPDAYRATAERLSLDPAEPEHWERAAEAMHIPFSTALGIHPQDEIFLEREVWDLEATPPDKRPLLLHFHPLVIYRYQVLKQADVVLALFLQGEHFSDEDKLADFEYYDPLTTGDSTLSAVVQTILAAEVGYQELALDYFRQAIFVDLADLHHNAADGVHVASAGGVWTALVSGFGGMRDHAGELSFDPRLPAGWEELSFPLRWRDTPVHVAIRADEMRVRIEGEVPLIFSVRGTPSVVAPGEEVTVPLEDQGPVIPGRPSLTQFADVRLEDGTTLSASVPTVTASIPIITSPVPAAAGEPEPATER; encoded by the coding sequence ATGATGGACCGCGACCGGTTCCCCGTCGATCCGTGGCGGCTGATCGAGAAGCGGTTCTCGCTGGAGGATCAGGGCGTCACCGAGACGCTGTTCTCGGTCGGCAACGGCTACGTCGGACTCCGGGGGAACACCCCCGAGGGGCGGCACGCGCACGAACACGGCACGTTCATCAACGGGTTCCACGAGACCTTTCCGATCCACCACGCCGAGCAGGCCTACGGCTTCGCCGAGGTCGGCCAGATCATCGTCAACGCGCCGGATGCCAAGATCATGCGGGTCTACGTCGACGACGAACCGCTCTCGCTCGACGTCGCGGATGTGCGCGAGTATCACCGCGAGCTCGACATGGAGAGCGGCGTGCTGCGCCGCCGTGTGCTCTGGGTGACCCCCTCCGGCAAGGAGGTGCTGATCGAGGACGAGCGCATGGTCTCGTTCGAGGAGAAGCACCTGGTGGTCCTCCGCCTCGACGTCACCGTGCTGAACGCCGACGCGCCGGTGACCATCAACTGCCAGCTGATCAACCGGCAGGACGGTGAGGACGTCTACGGCGGGTCTCCGGCGCCGGCCAGGAAAGCCGGATTCGACCCCCGGCGCAGCGACAAGATCCACGAGCGGGTGCTCCAGCCCAAGGAGTACTGGCAGGATCGCGATCGCTCGGCCCTGGCGTACCAGGTGACCGACTCGGGGATGACGCTGGCCGTCGTGGCCGACCACGTCGTGGAGACCGAGAACCACTACTCGGCACGGGGCATCGTCGAGCCCGACATCGCCAAGAACGTCTTCCGCGTGCAGGCGCGGGCGGGGGTCCCCATCCGGGTGACGAAGCTCGTCAGCTACCACACCTCGCGCGGCGTGCCCGCACGGGAACTGGTCGATCGCTGCCGCCGCACCATCGACCGTGCCCTGGCCGAGGGCGTCGCGCATCAGTTCGACCGCCAGCGGGCGTGGCTGGACGCGTTCTGGGCGCGCAGCGACATCCGGATCGAGGGTCAGCCCGAGATCCAGCAGGCCACCCGCTGGTGCCTGTACGAGCTGGCGCAGGCCGCCGCGCGGGCCGACCAGCAGGGCGTGCCGGCCAAGGGGGTCACGGGGTCGGGCTACAGCGGCCACTACTTCTGGGACACCGAGGTGTACGTCCTGCCGTTCCTGGCCTACACGACCCCGCTGTGGGCCCGCAACGCGCTGCGGATGCGCTATCTCATGCTGCCCGCCGCACGCCGGCGCGCCTACCAGCTCAACGAGGCCGGCGCGCTCTTCCCCTGGCGCACCATCAACGGCGAAGAGGCGTCTGCGTACTACGCCGCCGGTACCGCGCAGTACCACATCAACGCCGACGTCTGCTTCGCGCTGGCGAAGTACGTCCGGGCGACCGGCGACACCGACTTCCTCTATCGCGAGGGGGTGGACATCGCCGTCGAGACCGCGCGCCTGTGGACCACGCTGGGGTTCTGGCGCACGTCCAACGGCGACGCGATCGAGTCGTTCCACATCCACGGTGTCACCGGGCCCGACGAGTACACCACCGTCGTCAACGACAATCTCTTCACCAACGTCATGGCGCGCTTCAATCTGCGCTTCGCCGCCCGGACGCTCCGCGACATGGCCGAGGGCGATCCCGATGCCTATCGCGCGACGGCGGAGCGGCTGTCGCTGGATCCGGCCGAGCCGGAGCATTGGGAGCGCGCGGCCGAGGCCATGCACATCCCCTTCAGCACCGCGCTCGGCATCCACCCGCAGGACGAGATCTTCCTTGAGCGCGAGGTGTGGGATCTCGAGGCGACGCCACCCGACAAGCGTCCGCTCCTGCTCCATTTCCACCCGCTGGTCATCTACCGCTACCAGGTGCTCAAGCAGGCCGACGTCGTCCTCGCCCTCTTCCTGCAGGGGGAGCATTTCTCCGACGAGGACAAGCTCGCCGACTTCGAGTACTACGACCCGCTGACGACGGGGGACTCCACTCTGTCGGCGGTGGTGCAGACGATCCTCGCCGCCGAGGTGGGCTACCAGGAGCTGGCGCTGGACTACTTCCGGCAGGCGATCTTCGTCGACCTCGCCGACCTCCACCACAACGCGGCGGACGGCGTGCACGTCGCCTCGGCGGGTGGGGTGTGGACGGCGCTCGTCAGCGGCTTCGGCGGTATGCGCGACCATGCCGGAGAACTCTCGTTCGACCCCCGTCTGCCCGCCGGATGGGAGGAGCTGTCGTTCCCGCTCCGGTGGCGCGACACTCCGGTGCACGTGGCGATCCGCGCCGACGAGATGCGCGTGCGGATCGAGGGGGAGGTGCCCCTGATCTTCAGCGTGCGCGGGACGCCCTCCGTGGTCGCGCCCGGGGAGGAGGTCACCGTGCCTCTGGAGGACCAGGGACCGGTGATCCCCGGTCGGCCGTCGCTGACGCAGTTCGCCGACGTGCGACTCGAGGACGGCACGACCCTGTCGGCGTCGGTGCCGACGGTGACCGCCTCCATCCCGATCATCACCTCCCCGGTCCCCGCAGCGGCTGGCGAGCCGGAGCCCGCGACGGAACGGTGA
- a CDS encoding DNA polymerase III subunit gamma and tau: protein MTTALYRRYRPEAFGEMIGQSQVTEPLMTALRSDRVGHAYLFSGPRGCGKTTSARILARCLNCAEGPTDTPCGTCESCVELGRGGGGSLDVVEIDAASHNGVDDARDLRERAVFAPARDRFKIFILDEAHMVTPQGFNALLKLVEEPPEHVKFIFATTEPEKVIGTIRSRTHHYPFRLVPPAAMLEYVQTLCESEGVTVETGVLPLVVRAGGGSPRDTLSLLDQLIAGSDGPVVRYERAVALLGYTHGELLNEVVDAFAAADAAAAFAAVDRVVQTGQDPRRFVDDLLERLRDLIIVGAAGQGAAAVLRGTSEEDLAQMMRQADAFGVERLSRTADIVIGALDDMTGATSPRLQLELMIARVLTHTGSTVGSVGASPAAHVVAAPAPHATSSAPVATPPSPGAATTAASSVAESSAPADDSTEAPAAAAPTPVQPIATPPAGPVTLDLMRNAWPEVLARLEDLSRSSWLVATTARVAGLQDDVLTLSFQSQADLVKFKQRTAGAGPSEDLRTAIQGVLGIRVKYLARHDAGAGDAPRDEGPRDIGGEDGPPPPPDPHDDPGPSDGPGRGGGARPAAAARPPQGAPLRGATDRSVASAPGGSATGAVASVTEWAVAPIPGDAGAPDARAMPALAVDDDPEDASIEVARVRAASEGPRREGQVLPASEVVSSSEPDDDSDAEVAPTAVDAPVPPVIAPPIVPPARSSGGMQRYGEAVVRQVLGARFVREEPHQAPTRFG from the coding sequence GTGACCACCGCCCTGTACCGCCGCTACCGTCCCGAGGCGTTCGGCGAGATGATCGGGCAGTCGCAGGTCACCGAGCCGCTCATGACGGCGCTGCGCAGCGATCGGGTCGGCCACGCCTACCTGTTCTCGGGCCCTCGCGGCTGCGGGAAGACGACGTCGGCGCGCATCCTCGCCCGCTGCCTGAACTGCGCCGAGGGCCCCACCGACACTCCCTGCGGCACCTGTGAGAGCTGCGTCGAGCTGGGTCGGGGCGGTGGCGGCTCGCTCGATGTGGTCGAGATCGACGCGGCCTCCCACAACGGCGTGGACGATGCGCGAGATCTTCGGGAACGCGCCGTGTTCGCCCCCGCGCGCGACCGCTTCAAGATCTTCATCCTCGACGAGGCGCACATGGTCACCCCGCAGGGCTTCAACGCCCTGCTGAAGCTGGTCGAAGAACCGCCCGAGCACGTGAAGTTCATCTTCGCCACCACCGAGCCCGAGAAGGTCATCGGCACGATCCGGTCGCGGACGCATCATTACCCGTTCCGGCTGGTGCCGCCCGCCGCCATGCTGGAGTACGTCCAGACGCTCTGCGAGAGCGAGGGCGTGACGGTCGAGACGGGCGTGCTCCCGCTCGTCGTGCGTGCCGGCGGCGGGTCGCCTCGCGACACCCTGTCGCTGCTCGACCAGCTGATCGCCGGGTCCGACGGTCCGGTCGTGCGATACGAGCGCGCCGTCGCCCTGCTCGGCTACACCCACGGCGAGCTGCTGAACGAGGTCGTCGACGCCTTCGCCGCCGCCGATGCCGCCGCCGCGTTCGCGGCGGTCGATCGCGTCGTGCAGACCGGGCAGGACCCGCGACGTTTCGTCGACGACCTGCTCGAGCGGCTGCGAGACCTCATCATCGTCGGCGCCGCCGGACAGGGGGCGGCCGCGGTCCTGCGCGGCACGTCGGAGGAGGACCTGGCCCAGATGATGCGACAGGCCGATGCCTTCGGCGTCGAGCGGCTCTCACGCACCGCCGACATCGTCATCGGCGCTCTGGACGACATGACCGGAGCGACGTCGCCGCGGCTGCAGCTCGAGCTGATGATCGCGCGCGTGCTGACGCACACGGGATCGACGGTGGGAAGTGTCGGAGCATCTCCGGCCGCGCATGTCGTGGCCGCGCCGGCGCCGCATGCGACATCCTCCGCCCCGGTGGCGACGCCGCCGAGCCCGGGGGCCGCGACGACGGCGGCGTCCTCCGTCGCGGAGTCCTCGGCGCCCGCCGACGATTCGACCGAAGCGCCCGCAGCCGCCGCGCCGACACCGGTGCAGCCGATCGCCACACCGCCGGCCGGCCCCGTGACACTGGATCTCATGCGCAACGCCTGGCCGGAGGTGCTGGCGCGGCTCGAAGACCTGAGCCGTTCGTCGTGGCTGGTCGCCACGACCGCACGCGTCGCCGGCCTGCAGGACGACGTGCTCACGCTGTCGTTCCAGAGTCAGGCCGATCTGGTGAAGTTCAAGCAGCGGACCGCCGGCGCGGGGCCGAGCGAAGACCTGCGTACCGCGATCCAGGGTGTCCTGGGCATACGGGTGAAGTACCTCGCCCGCCATGACGCGGGTGCCGGCGACGCGCCCCGTGACGAAGGTCCGCGAGACATCGGCGGTGAGGATGGGCCTCCGCCGCCACCGGATCCCCACGACGACCCCGGCCCCTCCGACGGGCCCGGTCGGGGAGGGGGAGCACGCCCGGCAGCCGCGGCGCGGCCTCCGCAGGGCGCGCCGCTGCGCGGCGCGACCGATCGCTCGGTCGCGTCCGCGCCGGGCGGATCGGCGACCGGCGCCGTGGCGTCGGTCACGGAGTGGGCTGTGGCCCCGATTCCGGGCGACGCCGGCGCCCCCGATGCTCGAGCGATGCCGGCGCTGGCCGTCGACGACGATCCGGAAGACGCCTCGATCGAGGTCGCCCGCGTTCGGGCGGCATCCGAGGGCCCACGACGCGAGGGTCAGGTGCTCCCGGCCTCCGAAGTCGTGTCGTCGTCCGAGCCGGACGACGATTCAGACGCGGAGGTGG
- a CDS encoding AAA family ATPase: MDHPVTTEQVASARPALPDRPASAEEFARLTESIVASVERVIDGKPDAVRSALVCLLAEGHLLIEDVPGVGKTMLARALAASVDATVRRIQFTPDLLPGDVTGVSVFNPVAREFEFKHGAVFANIVIADEINRSSPKTQSALLEAMEEGQVTVDGATHLLPDPFLVVATQNPLEMEGTYALPEAQRDRFMMRISMGYPDARSEALMLRQRETVNPLDAIRPVASASQIAGLIAWARAVHVAPAIEDYAVALAAATRTHADLRLGASPRATLQLVRAAKVWAALDGRGFVIPDDITALLIPVFAHRLIPTRSAGGGRAKSMTDVITSVLEQIAASVRVPIAARQ; the protein is encoded by the coding sequence ATGGATCACCCCGTCACGACCGAGCAGGTCGCGTCCGCCCGCCCCGCCCTGCCCGATCGACCGGCGTCGGCCGAGGAGTTCGCGCGGCTGACGGAGTCCATCGTGGCCTCGGTGGAGCGGGTGATCGACGGCAAGCCCGACGCGGTGCGGAGCGCCCTGGTGTGCCTCCTCGCCGAAGGCCACCTCCTCATCGAGGACGTCCCGGGCGTGGGGAAGACCATGCTCGCCCGAGCGCTGGCCGCGAGTGTGGATGCCACGGTGCGTCGCATCCAGTTCACTCCCGACCTGTTGCCGGGCGATGTCACCGGGGTGAGCGTGTTCAATCCCGTTGCGCGCGAGTTCGAGTTCAAGCACGGCGCGGTGTTCGCCAACATCGTCATCGCCGACGAGATCAACCGCTCCTCCCCCAAGACGCAGTCCGCCCTCCTCGAGGCCATGGAGGAGGGGCAGGTCACCGTCGACGGGGCGACCCACCTCCTTCCCGACCCGTTCCTCGTCGTGGCGACGCAGAACCCGCTGGAGATGGAGGGGACCTATGCCCTCCCCGAGGCCCAGCGCGACCGCTTCATGATGCGCATCTCGATGGGCTATCCCGATGCCCGCTCCGAGGCGCTGATGCTGCGTCAGCGCGAGACCGTCAATCCGCTCGACGCCATCCGCCCCGTCGCCTCCGCCTCCCAGATCGCCGGCCTCATCGCCTGGGCCCGCGCCGTGCACGTCGCACCGGCGATCGAGGACTACGCCGTCGCCCTCGCGGCGGCCACCCGCACCCACGCCGACCTGCGTCTGGGCGCGAGCCCGCGCGCCACGCTGCAGCTGGTGCGGGCGGCGAAGGTCTGGGCCGCCCTCGACGGCCGCGGCTTCGTCATCCCCGACGACATCACCGCGCTCCTCATCCCCGTCTTCGCCCACCGGCTCATCCCCACCCGATCCGCCGGCGGCGGCCGGGCGAAGTCGATGACCGATGTCATCACGTCGGTGCTCGAGCAGATCGCCGCGAGCGTGCGGGTGCCGATCGCCGCACGGCAGTGA
- a CDS encoding HAD family hydrolase — MTAPALPDLTTYDGVLFDLDGVLTPTAEVHMHAWRTMFEELFAAWDVTPPYSDADYFARLDGKKRYDGVASLLRSRDVEVPWGDPSDASTADTVCGIGNRKNDVFARVLRSEGIAPYPGSVALLDVLIAAEVPIAVVSSSKNAEEVLAVAGIRDRFSVVMDGVIAERDHLASKPAPDVFAEAARMLGVDPARSAAVEDALSGVQSAVAAGYGLVVGVDRGAGADTLRDAGARVVVSDLAEFVEKEIPA; from the coding sequence GTGACCGCCCCCGCCCTTCCCGACCTCACCACCTACGACGGCGTGCTGTTCGATCTCGACGGCGTCCTCACCCCGACCGCCGAGGTGCACATGCACGCGTGGCGGACGATGTTCGAGGAGCTCTTCGCCGCGTGGGACGTCACCCCGCCCTACAGCGACGCCGATTACTTCGCCCGCCTCGACGGCAAGAAGAGGTATGACGGCGTGGCGTCCCTGCTGCGCAGCCGGGACGTCGAGGTTCCCTGGGGAGACCCCTCCGACGCCTCCACCGCCGACACGGTCTGCGGTATCGGCAATCGCAAGAACGACGTCTTCGCGCGCGTGCTCCGAAGCGAGGGCATCGCTCCCTACCCGGGATCGGTCGCCCTTCTGGACGTCCTCATCGCCGCGGAGGTGCCCATCGCGGTGGTGTCGAGCTCGAAAAACGCCGAGGAGGTGCTCGCCGTCGCCGGCATCCGCGACCGCTTCTCGGTCGTGATGGACGGCGTCATCGCCGAGCGCGACCATCTGGCTTCCAAGCCCGCGCCCGACGTCTTCGCCGAGGCGGCTCGGATGCTGGGCGTCGACCCCGCGCGCAGTGCGGCCGTCGAAGATGCCCTGAGCGGCGTGCAGTCGGCGGTGGCCGCCGGTTACGGGCTCGTGGTCGGCGTCGACCGGGGAGCAGGCGCCGACACGCTTCGCGACGCCGGTGCCCGCGTCGTAGTGAGCGACCTCGCCGAGTTCGTCGAGAAGGAGATCCCGGCATGA
- a CDS encoding acetate/propionate family kinase, which yields MNPVLVVNSGSSSFKYQLIDMTGETLLASGLVERIGQAGPGRATHTVHQASTTGPATTMVDATYERELPIPDHTAGFAVMLEAFADNGPSLTDTAPVAVGHRVVHGGARFFEPTLVTPLVEINIDELSVLAPLHNPANLAGIVAARRAFPDVPHVAVFDTAFHQTLPPAAYTYAIDAELAATHRIRRYGFHGTSHKFVSEAAAAFLGRPTTELRQIVFHLGNGASVTAIDGGRSVETSMGLTPLEGLVMGTRSGDVDPAVLFQLSRRAGLSIDELDALLNKRSGLLGLAGVSDMRDIQAGIDRGDAAAALAFEVYVHRLRAYAGAYLAQLGGVDVISFTAGVGENAPRVRAAALATLGFAGVRVDPARNDARERGIRVISAEDSAVAVLVVPTDEELEIARQTLTVAGRAPAP from the coding sequence GTGAACCCCGTCCTCGTCGTCAACAGCGGATCGTCGTCGTTCAAGTACCAGCTCATCGACATGACGGGGGAGACCCTGCTGGCTTCGGGACTGGTCGAACGCATCGGTCAGGCGGGCCCGGGGCGCGCGACCCACACGGTCCATCAGGCCTCGACCACGGGCCCCGCGACCACGATGGTCGACGCGACCTACGAGCGCGAGCTCCCGATCCCCGACCACACGGCCGGGTTCGCGGTCATGCTGGAGGCGTTCGCCGACAACGGTCCGTCGCTGACCGACACCGCCCCGGTCGCGGTCGGGCACCGGGTCGTCCACGGTGGCGCTCGGTTCTTCGAACCCACCCTGGTGACACCGCTCGTGGAGATCAACATCGACGAGCTGTCCGTCCTCGCTCCGCTGCACAACCCGGCGAACCTCGCCGGAATCGTCGCGGCGAGGAGGGCCTTCCCGGACGTCCCCCACGTGGCCGTCTTCGACACCGCGTTCCACCAGACCCTCCCGCCCGCCGCCTACACCTACGCGATCGACGCCGAACTCGCCGCCACCCATCGCATCCGGCGCTACGGCTTCCACGGCACGAGTCACAAGTTCGTCAGCGAAGCGGCCGCCGCCTTCCTCGGCCGACCGACGACCGAGCTCCGTCAGATCGTCTTCCACCTCGGAAACGGGGCGTCGGTCACCGCGATCGACGGCGGTCGGTCCGTCGAGACCTCGATGGGGCTCACACCGCTCGAGGGGCTCGTGATGGGCACCCGCTCGGGCGACGTCGATCCGGCGGTGCTGTTCCAGCTCTCCCGTCGTGCCGGTCTCTCCATCGACGAGCTCGATGCGCTGCTGAACAAGCGGAGCGGACTGCTGGGGCTCGCCGGGGTGTCGGATATGCGGGACATCCAGGCCGGGATCGATCGCGGCGACGCCGCGGCCGCCCTCGCGTTCGAGGTGTATGTGCACCGGCTCCGGGCATACGCGGGGGCGTATCTCGCGCAGCTCGGCGGGGTCGACGTCATCTCCTTCACCGCCGGCGTCGGTGAGAACGCCCCCCGTGTGCGCGCTGCGGCGCTGGCGACCCTCGGGTTCGCCGGCGTCCGGGTCGATCCTGCGCGCAACGACGCGCGCGAGCGCGGCATCCGGGTCATCTCCGCCGAGGATTCGGCGGTCGCCGTGCTCGTCGTTCCGACGGACGAAGAACTCGAGATCGCTCGGCAGACCCTGACCGTCGCGGGACGCGCCCCGGCCCCGTAA